In Coleofasciculaceae cyanobacterium, the following are encoded in one genomic region:
- a CDS encoding NAD(P)H dehydrogenase subunit NdhS: protein MILPGATVKITNSDDIYYNFQGLVQRIDDGKVAVLFEGGNWDKLVTFNLSELEAVNLTKKK, encoded by the coding sequence ATTATTTTACCTGGTGCAACTGTTAAAATTACTAATTCTGACGATATCTACTATAACTTCCAAGGCTTAGTACAGCGCATCGACGACGGTAAAGTTGCCGTACTATTTGAAGGTGGAAATTGGGATAAGTTAGTTACCTTTAATTTATCTGAACTAGAAGCCGTAAACTTAACCAAAAAGAAATAG
- a CDS encoding FkbM family methyltransferase, with protein sequence MIKQAVFNLLPLFPVNVLESLASSNPSSLKYRLASAGLRQRDVAVRNGVAKGLKFNSGESCPELALGTYEIPIQNIFAQHLQAGDVFYDIGANVGFFSIIAAKLVGNTGKVYAFEPGEGNANSIRHNARLNDFNQIEVIEKAVSNTSGEGQLLLAKYSGGHALATADAPPDLAGEVTIDLVSIDDLIAQNRITPPNFVKVDVEGAELDVLKGMSETIKTYQPTIIYEVDDSDRAGYERKYRELADFLESLNYQVTQIENSYDTIDWCVGHAIATPLSE encoded by the coding sequence ATGATTAAACAAGCAGTATTTAACCTTTTACCCCTTTTTCCCGTAAACGTTCTCGAAAGTTTAGCTAGTTCCAACCCTAGTTCTTTAAAATATCGTCTGGCTAGTGCGGGTTTACGCCAGCGAGACGTAGCCGTGAGAAATGGCGTGGCTAAAGGATTAAAGTTTAATTCAGGAGAATCCTGTCCCGAATTAGCGTTAGGTACTTATGAAATCCCGATTCAAAATATTTTTGCTCAACATTTGCAAGCTGGAGATGTTTTTTATGATATTGGGGCAAACGTAGGTTTTTTTAGCATAATTGCCGCTAAATTAGTCGGTAATACGGGCAAGGTTTACGCTTTTGAACCAGGAGAAGGAAATGCTAATAGCATTCGTCATAATGCTCGGCTAAATGATTTCAACCAAATAGAAGTAATTGAAAAAGCCGTTTCTAATACCTCAGGAGAAGGACAACTATTACTGGCTAAGTATTCTGGAGGACACGCTTTGGCTACGGCTGATGCACCACCAGATTTGGCAGGAGAAGTAACTATTGATTTGGTTTCAATAGACGATCTAATTGCTCAAAACCGCATTACGCCTCCCAACTTTGTCAAAGTAGATGTTGAAGGAGCAGAATTAGACGTACTCAAGGGAATGAGCGAAACTATTAAAACTTATCAGCCAACCATTATCTATGAAGTTGATGATAGCGATCGCGCTGGTTACGAACGCAAGTATCGAGAATTAGCTGATTTCTTGGAATCATTAAATTATCAAGTCACTCAGATTGAAAACTCTTATGACACAATTGATTGGTGTGTCGGTCATGCGATCGCGACTCCTCTTTCTGAGTAA
- a CDS encoding HAS-barrel domain-containing protein, producing the protein MRLPLPQFTVDDRNPKHIGEVIETSTTQYLAQCLEPEDLKFPVMPPFGSWIKSFDEESGNKIFAVVTYVTTSPIDSVHRARALGLSLEELREQQPQIFAMLKTEFKAAIVGFEAPNHLNGNNVNLGQIYQYLPPRPPQIHQSVYQCDAEEIVHFTEKLDFLRTLLQAKDIPVESLVAASVRDVYRQRQANRDWLVNVGRTLSTLLKDDYDRLRYILSQIHW; encoded by the coding sequence ATGCGTCTTCCCCTGCCTCAATTTACAGTTGACGATCGCAACCCGAAGCATATTGGAGAAGTGATCGAAACATCTACAACACAATATTTAGCTCAATGTCTCGAACCAGAAGATCTGAAGTTTCCCGTAATGCCACCATTTGGTAGCTGGATTAAATCTTTTGATGAAGAATCGGGCAACAAGATTTTTGCTGTTGTCACTTACGTTACTACTAGTCCGATTGATTCAGTCCACCGTGCTAGAGCTTTGGGCTTATCTCTCGAAGAACTAAGAGAGCAGCAGCCTCAGATCTTTGCCATGCTGAAAACCGAATTTAAAGCAGCGATCGTCGGTTTTGAAGCTCCTAACCATTTGAATGGAAATAACGTCAATTTAGGTCAAATATATCAATACTTACCGCCTCGTCCGCCTCAGATTCACCAATCGGTTTATCAGTGTGATGCCGAAGAAATAGTTCACTTTACGGAAAAACTAGACTTTCTTAGAACTCTGCTGCAAGCCAAAGATATACCAGTAGAGTCCTTGGTTGCAGCATCAGTAAGGGATGTCTATCGGCAGCGTCAGGCAAATCGAGATTGGTTAGTTAATGTTGGTCGAACCCTTAGCACTTTGTTGAAAGATGATTATGACCGTCTGCGCTATATTCTGAGTCAAATTCATTGGTAA
- a CDS encoding beta-ketoacyl synthase N-terminal-like domain-containing protein, with translation MDLSPTKKALLALRQMQSKLKTLEQAKHESIAVVGMGCRFPGADNSEEFWQLLKEGRDAVTEIPNERWEELKYHDTQSKTPEKICSTYGGFVPHLKEFDASFFRIAPREAASLDPQQRLLLEVSWEALENAAIAADLVQGSQTGVFIGVSAIDYWHQLLNQKETEIDAYLTTGNTHSLASGRISHFFNFTGSSISLDTACSSSLVTVHLAIKSLRDRECNMALAGGVNRLISPKISLNFSRAKMLSSDGRCKTFDRDANGFVRSEGCGIVVLKRLSDAIADRDNIRAILLGSATNQDGRTSSITTPNSLSQQAVIKQALLNSRIEAQQVSYLETHGTGTALGDAIEIEALSKVFPDNQQLILGAVKTNIGHLESASGIASLIKTVLALENKLIPRNLHLKNLNNNVDWQNLPFQLPEKAIPWNKTAQPRLAGVSGFGFSGTNAHVVVQEASISLEGETGKRGDTEQDIFLFTLSARSNQALSQLTTNYLSFLKLHPHLLIEDICCTTNTGRSHFNHRLATTVTSTADLQIKLTQFISGETPTKLWQGKANLNQEPRLALKSQSASKELPELIESLIANPLVASDLADICWELNNTTITRKNNASQNIICSQIKSESNNWQILSGLAQLYVLGIAIDWKVLAKKSGGKKITLPTYPFQRSTYWND, from the coding sequence ATGGATTTATCTCCTACTAAAAAGGCTTTACTTGCGCTGAGACAAATGCAAAGCAAACTAAAGACTCTCGAACAGGCTAAACATGAGTCAATTGCTGTAGTAGGTATGGGTTGTCGTTTTCCTGGCGCAGATAATTCCGAGGAATTTTGGCAGTTGTTAAAAGAGGGAAGAGATGCTGTTACTGAGATTCCTAACGAACGCTGGGAGGAGTTGAAATACCACGATACTCAATCGAAGACACCAGAAAAAATTTGCTCTACCTACGGTGGATTTGTGCCTCATCTCAAAGAATTTGATGCTAGTTTTTTCCGTATTGCACCCAGAGAAGCTGCTAGTTTAGATCCGCAACAAAGATTATTATTAGAAGTTAGTTGGGAAGCATTGGAAAATGCAGCTATTGCTGCCGATTTAGTTCAAGGTAGCCAGACTGGAGTATTTATCGGTGTTTCAGCTATAGACTATTGGCATCAGCTATTGAACCAAAAAGAAACAGAGATTGATGCTTATCTTACTACAGGGAATACTCATAGTTTGGCATCAGGACGTATATCGCACTTTTTTAATTTTACCGGGTCGAGTATCTCGCTAGATACGGCTTGTTCATCTTCCTTAGTCACAGTACATCTAGCGATTAAAAGTTTACGCGATCGCGAGTGCAATATGGCTCTAGCAGGAGGAGTTAACCGCTTAATTTCTCCCAAGATTAGTCTAAATTTTTCAAGAGCAAAAATGCTGTCCTCTGATGGACGCTGTAAGACTTTTGATCGCGATGCAAATGGTTTTGTGCGATCTGAAGGTTGCGGCATAGTCGTATTGAAAAGACTTAGTGATGCGATCGCCGATCGAGATAATATTAGAGCTATCTTATTAGGTTCGGCTACTAATCAGGATGGACGCACCAGCAGTATTACCACTCCTAATAGTTTGTCTCAGCAAGCAGTAATTAAACAGGCTTTGCTTAACAGTAGAATCGAAGCACAACAGGTTAGTTATCTAGAAACCCACGGTACGGGAACAGCTTTGGGAGATGCGATCGAAATTGAAGCTTTGAGCAAAGTATTTCCAGATAATCAACAGTTAATTTTAGGTGCGGTAAAAACTAACATTGGTCACTTAGAATCGGCATCGGGTATAGCTAGTTTAATTAAAACTGTCTTAGCTTTAGAAAATAAGTTGATTCCTCGTAATCTACACTTAAAAAATTTAAATAATAATGTAGATTGGCAAAATCTACCGTTCCAACTACCAGAGAAAGCGATACCCTGGAACAAAACAGCACAACCCCGCCTAGCTGGAGTTAGTGGTTTTGGTTTTAGCGGTACTAATGCTCATGTTGTGGTTCAAGAAGCTAGTATTTCTCTGGAGGGGGAGACGGGAAAACGGGGAGACACGGAGCAAGATATATTTTTATTTACTTTATCAGCCAGAAGTAATCAAGCTTTGTCTCAACTCACGACAAACTATCTTAGTTTTTTAAAATTACATCCCCATCTTTTAATTGAAGATATCTGCTGTACTACAAATACAGGGCGATCGCATTTTAATCATCGCTTAGCTACTACCGTAACTTCTACCGCAGATTTACAAATTAAATTAACTCAGTTTATTTCTGGGGAAACCCCAACAAAATTATGGCAGGGAAAGGCTAATCTTAATCAAGAACCAAGACTTGCTTTAAAATCACAATCAGCAAGTAAAGAGTTACCAGAATTAATCGAATCTTTAATTGCTAATCCTTTAGTTGCTTCGGATCTAGCCGATATTTGTTGGGAGTTAAATAACACCACCATAACTAGAAAAAATAACGCATCACAAAATATTATCTGCTCTCAAATTAAATCTGAATCAAACAATTGGCAAATATTATCTGGACTAGCTCAACTATATGTATTAGGAATAGCGATCGACTGGAAAGTATTAGCTAAAAAAAGTGGTGGCAAAAAAATAACCCTTCCTACCTATCCTTTCCAAAGAAGTACTTATTGGAACGATTAA
- a CDS encoding aconitase/3-isopropylmalate dehydratase large subunit family protein produces the protein MKALKLGDDINTDDIIPAHRTTNPDPEHLKHYVLEHIIGIDRLLDYQVIEAGSNFGCGSSREYAPIAIKAAGIKLVRAESFAEIFYRNSINIGLDLEIIGDHQDNPVVKAISTAGGLTAFNQQRLNNKITVPQSNTAPRLMTMTEKMLAKASGNGYVQPGEVIFAKVDLAMSHDAIAAPVFRQFQQNFGENRLIWDASKVVLVADHFIQVNDIRVDSQATKLYQDMVDFAAQYNCKLFDLVSPGEAAGICHVLLPEQGLIHPGMIIAGTDSHSCTYGAFGSFSTGVGTTDMANILATGDMWIRVPDTIVLELSGTLPEHLSAKDIMLFILGKIGCQGAIGKVIEFGGSIIQQLSIDERMTLSNMAVECGAMCGLIAPDAITAKYLQEQSQRLLRRPKGYRSAYKTTEPALTVDQVEFDAITGDADAEYDRIYQFDLTHLEPQIACPPKPDRVVGISDLPEVPITLAFVGSCTGGKISDLAEVAKVLDNRRVNPNVQMYVVPASVSVRQQAEALGYFDIFERAGVQILKSGCGACINSGKGVLGKQETGIYATNRNFTGRTGDPTGKSYLASPRVVSISAIQGKISHKLV, from the coding sequence ATGAAAGCACTAAAACTTGGCGATGATATTAATACCGATGACATTATTCCTGCTCATCGTACTACTAACCCCGATCCCGAACACCTGAAGCACTATGTTTTAGAACATATAATCGGCATCGATCGCTTGTTAGATTACCAGGTGATTGAAGCAGGATCGAACTTTGGCTGTGGTTCGAGTCGGGAGTATGCACCCATAGCCATCAAAGCAGCAGGAATTAAGTTAGTTCGCGCTGAGTCTTTTGCCGAAATTTTTTACCGCAACAGTATAAATATTGGTCTGGATTTGGAAATTATTGGCGATCATCAAGACAATCCCGTAGTCAAAGCTATTTCCACAGCAGGGGGATTAACTGCTTTTAATCAACAGCGTCTAAACAACAAGATTACTGTTCCCCAAAGTAATACAGCACCTCGCTTGATGACCATGACGGAGAAAATGCTCGCTAAAGCTTCAGGAAATGGTTATGTGCAACCTGGGGAGGTTATATTTGCCAAGGTAGATTTGGCAATGTCTCATGATGCGATCGCAGCACCAGTATTTCGGCAATTTCAGCAAAATTTTGGCGAAAATAGGCTAATTTGGGACGCTAGCAAGGTGGTGTTAGTTGCCGATCATTTTATTCAAGTTAATGATATTAGAGTAGATTCCCAGGCTACTAAGCTTTATCAGGATATGGTAGATTTTGCTGCTCAATATAACTGCAAGCTGTTCGATCTAGTCTCACCTGGGGAAGCAGCGGGAATTTGTCATGTCTTGTTACCAGAACAGGGTTTAATCCATCCAGGAATGATTATTGCGGGTACTGATTCTCATAGCTGTACCTATGGCGCGTTTGGTAGTTTTTCGACGGGGGTAGGAACTACCGATATGGCAAACATACTAGCTACAGGGGATATGTGGATTCGTGTTCCCGATACAATTGTGCTTGAGCTTTCAGGAACTTTACCCGAACATCTCAGTGCCAAGGATATTATGCTTTTTATCTTGGGTAAGATCGGCTGTCAGGGTGCAATTGGGAAGGTAATTGAATTTGGGGGAAGTATTATCCAACAGCTATCCATCGATGAACGGATGACTCTTAGTAATATGGCGGTTGAGTGTGGCGCAATGTGCGGTTTGATTGCACCTGATGCTATTACCGCTAAATATCTCCAAGAGCAAAGTCAGAGATTACTCCGCCGTCCTAAAGGATACCGCTCCGCATATAAAACGACGGAGCCTGCTCTGACCGTTGATCAAGTTGAGTTTGACGCTATAACAGGCGATGCGGATGCTGAATACGATCGCATTTACCAATTCGATTTGACTCATTTAGAACCTCAAATAGCCTGTCCCCCAAAACCAGATCGGGTTGTTGGGATTAGTGATTTACCAGAAGTACCAATTACTCTCGCCTTTGTTGGTTCTTGTACAGGGGGGAAAATATCGGATCTAGCCGAGGTAGCCAAGGTGTTAGATAATCGGCGTGTTAACCCAAACGTGCAAATGTATGTTGTTCCCGCTTCTGTGTCAGTACGTCAGCAAGCAGAAGCGTTGGGCTACTTTGATATTTTTGAACGAGCAGGCGTGCAAATTCTTAAGTCTGGCTGTGGTGCTTGTATTAATTCTGGTAAGGGAGTGTTAGGTAAACAGGAGACGGGAATTTATGCAACTAACCGCAATTTTACAGGGCGTACTGGCGATCCTACAGGAAAAAGTTATTTAGCTTCTCCCAGGGTAGTTAGTATTTCCGCAATTCAAGGCAAGATTAGTCATAAATTAGTTTAA
- a CDS encoding O-antigen ligase, whose protein sequence is MSNAITPLLLTKGVNEGDGIDLSSFDLSLNAKISLLIYAITLILLTVRWKRFLPVLFDNKFLWILMGIVCFSYFWSINPDQTLRFTIYALGTTAFGLYLATRYSLTEQMDLLGWTYGLLLILSVLFVVAIPQYGLMAGVHEGALRGVFTHKNQFGAFMAPSGVIFCLNALRGQKYSWIYWCLLALSCAAMTLSQSTTALGTFVFMLLLCIIYRIFRWRYEVLILAVLALTIIGLFAIVLVTGYIGSDSLFGSVGKDATLSGRTDIWQYVWDQIQLRPWLGYGLAAFWNGYEGPSGYVQLAMRIPIIYAHNGFLDIWLSIGLIGLIVFMVSFLTTIGQSLALLRKTNAPEGFWPLLFMSYILLSNLTEGTITTMSSSFWAMYAAISYSLVMAKNNQYAIDR, encoded by the coding sequence ATGTCTAATGCCATCACGCCTCTTCTTCTAACTAAAGGAGTTAATGAAGGAGATGGTATAGATCTTAGCAGCTTCGATTTGTCGCTCAATGCCAAGATCTCACTCCTAATTTACGCGATCACCTTGATTCTTTTGACGGTGAGATGGAAAAGGTTTCTGCCAGTGCTTTTTGACAATAAATTTCTTTGGATATTAATGGGAATCGTTTGTTTTTCCTATTTTTGGTCAATAAATCCAGACCAAACTCTGAGGTTTACTATTTACGCGCTCGGAACCACTGCTTTTGGTCTATATTTGGCAACCCGCTACAGTCTTACGGAACAGATGGATTTGCTAGGTTGGACCTATGGATTACTATTGATTTTAAGTGTTTTGTTTGTAGTAGCCATACCCCAATACGGATTAATGGCTGGGGTCCATGAAGGCGCTTTGCGAGGCGTATTCACACATAAAAATCAGTTTGGCGCATTTATGGCTCCTAGCGGCGTTATTTTTTGCTTAAACGCTCTTCGAGGACAAAAATATAGCTGGATTTATTGGTGCTTGTTAGCTCTTAGCTGTGCTGCCATGACCCTGTCTCAATCCACAACAGCTCTAGGTACTTTTGTCTTCATGTTGCTGTTGTGTATTATCTATCGTATTTTCCGATGGCGATATGAAGTGCTCATTTTAGCAGTATTAGCCCTAACCATCATTGGTTTGTTTGCTATTGTTTTGGTTACTGGATATATTGGTTCGGATTCTTTGTTTGGTTCTGTAGGAAAAGACGCGACTTTATCAGGAAGAACAGATATTTGGCAATATGTTTGGGATCAGATTCAACTACGTCCTTGGTTGGGTTACGGACTGGCTGCGTTTTGGAATGGTTATGAAGGACCTTCTGGCTATGTGCAGTTGGCAATGAGAATACCTATAATTTATGCTCACAACGGATTTCTCGATATTTGGCTCTCCATTGGATTGATTGGGTTAATTGTGTTCATGGTAAGTTTTCTTACTACCATAGGGCAATCTTTAGCGTTGCTGAGAAAAACCAATGCTCCAGAAGGGTTTTGGCCTCTTTTGTTTATGTCGTATATTTTGCTGTCGAATTTAACCGAGGGTACTATAACCACTATGAGTAGTTCTTTTTGGGCAATGTACGCAGCAATATCTTATTCTTTAGTCATGGCTAAAAACAATCAGTATGCCATTGATAGATAA
- a CDS encoding SRPBCC family protein, translating into MFNYLKLTKITLFIGLISFSLNFTVLAQNAASEVKLSTQEQTNLNQGKVILKGEKGAYLGQVLATGNLDTAWQVLTDYNNFPSFMPNIASSKIVVERGDRKIFEQVNVVDLLFFKEKFTVQIEAKETKPYKVDFQQFQGDLKSLSGTWQIKQINSRQILVTHRVKVEPESNTEKPFFYGIYESYLENTLKAIAQEITQRSQSSKANSY; encoded by the coding sequence ATGTTTAATTATCTCAAATTAACTAAAATTACTCTTTTTATTGGGTTGATTAGTTTTAGTCTAAATTTTACTGTCTTGGCTCAGAATGCTGCCAGTGAAGTCAAACTATCAACTCAAGAACAGACTAACTTAAATCAAGGCAAGGTAATACTTAAGGGTGAAAAGGGAGCTTATCTTGGACAAGTATTGGCAACAGGTAATCTCGATACAGCATGGCAAGTATTAACTGATTACAACAATTTTCCTAGTTTTATGCCAAATATTGCCTCAAGTAAGATAGTTGTAGAGCGAGGCGATCGCAAAATATTCGAGCAGGTAAATGTTGTTGACTTATTGTTTTTTAAAGAAAAATTTACGGTACAAATTGAGGCGAAAGAAACTAAGCCATATAAAGTAGATTTTCAGCAGTTCCAAGGCGATCTAAAATCTTTATCAGGAACTTGGCAAATAAAACAGATAAATTCTCGCCAAATACTAGTGACTCATCGGGTAAAAGTAGAGCCTGAATCCAATACAGAGAAGCCTTTTTTTTATGGCATTTATGAAAGTTATTTGGAAAATACTTTAAAGGCGATCGCTCAAGAAATTACTCAACGTTCTCAAAGTTCAAAAGCTAATAGCTATTAG
- a CDS encoding flippase — protein MKKLRQKLKHISQKSIVKNSLWELLAKLVNIGCQAAYFTVIVRVLGTENYGAFVGITALAALIFPFANLGSGDVLIQQVSRDRKVFSTYWGNALIIICIASLLLTTIAYFISPFIFAEIISLPAILAILLADLTGLAVFMVSAKAFISHNLLKNSSLLQIINTITKLLASILLATCYQKPSLLQWSYLYLLSSLITAVVGIVWVNKTLGKPKVLSQAIPEMANQGIYFAIGESAYNINSDIDKTMLASMSTLEATGIYGAAYRLIQVGGIPIYAVLSASYPKFFQEGTKGIKGCLSLVKRLLPLVVIYGIISLIGFLFFAPGIVYILGDEYQNAIATVRWLAPIPIIGSIQLLLADTLTGAGFQKTRSAIQVITALGNVGLNFWLIPLYSWKGAAWATLTSDSFRIIGLAIAVGWFYHQQRTRV, from the coding sequence TTGAAAAAGTTAAGACAAAAACTTAAACATATTTCTCAGAAGTCAATAGTCAAAAATAGCCTTTGGGAATTATTAGCCAAGCTAGTTAATATCGGCTGTCAAGCAGCTTACTTTACCGTTATTGTGCGGGTTCTTGGCACAGAAAATTATGGTGCATTTGTGGGGATTACTGCTTTAGCTGCTCTGATTTTTCCTTTTGCTAATTTGGGCAGTGGAGATGTTTTAATTCAGCAAGTATCTAGAGATAGAAAAGTGTTTTCTACCTATTGGGGAAATGCTTTAATAATTATTTGTATTGCCAGCTTACTGTTAACAACAATTGCTTACTTTATATCTCCTTTTATTTTTGCCGAAATTATTAGTTTGCCAGCTATATTAGCTATTTTATTAGCAGATTTAACTGGTTTGGCTGTGTTTATGGTTAGTGCTAAAGCGTTTATATCTCATAATTTATTAAAAAATTCTTCTTTATTACAAATTATTAATACAATCACCAAATTATTAGCATCGATACTGTTAGCAACCTGTTATCAAAAACCCTCTTTATTACAGTGGTCTTATTTATATTTATTAAGCTCGCTAATTACAGCAGTCGTCGGGATTGTTTGGGTAAATAAAACTTTAGGCAAACCCAAGGTGCTTTCCCAGGCCATACCAGAGATGGCTAATCAAGGAATTTACTTTGCCATCGGCGAATCTGCTTATAATATCAACTCCGATATTGATAAAACAATGCTAGCAAGTATGTCTACCCTGGAAGCAACAGGTATCTATGGAGCAGCATATCGCTTAATTCAAGTTGGTGGTATTCCGATTTATGCAGTACTATCCGCTTCTTATCCTAAATTTTTTCAGGAGGGAACAAAAGGAATTAAGGGCTGCTTGAGTTTAGTCAAACGACTTTTACCTTTGGTCGTAATTTATGGGATTATTTCCTTAATAGGTTTTTTATTTTTTGCTCCTGGGATTGTTTATATTTTAGGAGATGAATATCAAAATGCGATCGCCACAGTACGCTGGCTTGCACCCATCCCGATTATCGGTTCGATACAGTTGCTCTTAGCAGATACCCTTACGGGTGCAGGTTTTCAGAAAACTCGCAGTGCTATTCAGGTAATCACCGCCTTAGGCAACGTCGGATTGAATTTCTGGTTAATTCCCTTATATTCCTGGAAGGGTGCTGCTTGGGCAACATTAACTTCTGATAGTTTTCGGATTATTGGTTTGGCGATCGCTGTAGGCTGGTTTTATCACCAACAAAGAACCAGAGTTTAA
- a CDS encoding PIG-L family deacetylase: MFLRKQLRDRYLKQIDKIDPLSTEDLAASAVFFAPHQDDETLGCGGTIMRKRALGAEVKIVFMTDGSRSHDRFIPDAELITLRQQEAVKAAETLGVASENVVFLAFRDGELQQSSAKAIAQVNKLLQQKQPQQVFIPYIRETHPDHLATNQIVLAALQNYTKEVTVYEYPVWYWHHFPWTKTGDQDSKIAYFKASIKAKCGLQLVQEFNYRVEIEPVKSQKQLALAQHQTQMKPLVNDPNWGLLKDVSDGEWLECFFQTQEIFRRTIVAGAKL; encoded by the coding sequence ATGTTTCTCAGAAAGCAGTTGCGCGATCGCTATCTTAAGCAAATTGATAAAATTGACCCCCTATCAACTGAAGATTTAGCAGCTTCAGCAGTGTTTTTTGCCCCCCACCAGGATGATGAAACCCTCGGCTGTGGCGGAACAATTATGCGCAAACGCGCCTTGGGTGCAGAGGTAAAAATTGTCTTTATGACCGATGGCAGTCGTTCTCACGATCGCTTTATCCCAGATGCTGAGTTAATTACGTTGCGTCAACAAGAGGCAGTTAAAGCCGCTGAAACCTTGGGCGTAGCTTCAGAGAATGTGGTGTTTTTGGCTTTTCGTGACGGAGAATTGCAGCAGTCATCGGCAAAAGCGATCGCTCAGGTCAATAAATTACTTCAGCAAAAACAGCCTCAGCAGGTATTTATTCCTTATATTCGCGAAACTCATCCCGATCATCTAGCGACAAATCAAATCGTTTTAGCCGCATTACAAAACTATACTAAAGAAGTTACCGTCTATGAATATCCCGTTTGGTACTGGCATCATTTTCCCTGGACGAAAACAGGAGATCAAGACTCAAAAATTGCCTATTTTAAAGCCAGCATCAAGGCAAAATGTGGTTTACAGCTAGTTCAAGAATTTAATTACCGTGTTGAAATCGAACCTGTCAAGTCACAAAAACAGCTTGCTTTGGCTCAACATCAGACTCAAATGAAACCTTTAGTCAACGATCCTAACTGGGGACTACTCAAAGATGTCTCCGATGGAGAATGGCTAGAATGTTTCTTTCAAACCCAAGAAATCTTTCGTCGCACTATAGTTGCAGGAGCAAAATTATGA
- a CDS encoding glycosyltransferase family 4 protein: MKLSFVNQPWTIAALPRGSDSTGIWSYQVSRYLSKYGQIIYYGCEAKLNANKQSEHNLKTDFPLEYRAISIKPDDIWLKIPRKIASLLNFQAKLPYFGSAWFYLGYVWQIAQDAARCKCDIIHIHNFSQFVPIIRDRNRDAKIIIHLHCEWLNRLDRDAIASRLKEVDLIISCSDYITNKIKTRLPEYAGICRTVNNGVNADYFVPSVNSRPQHEPNAPQLLFVGRISPEKGVHDLIDAFIKITEQYPQAVLTIAGPHLVIVQELLCDLQPEPEVQALKPFYSIDYLEHLKSKIPPHLASQVIFTGSLAQPELLPYYQNADVLINPSLSEAFGMTLVEAMATQTPVIATKIGGMPEIVDDRVNGLLVEPANPQALADAAVELIADPDRAREMGKAGRKKVLQRYCWSQIAESLVDCYADIGVKLKSNVSQKAVARSLS; this comes from the coding sequence TTGAAATTATCTTTTGTCAATCAACCTTGGACGATTGCCGCTTTACCCAGGGGTAGCGATTCAACTGGGATTTGGAGTTATCAAGTCAGCCGTTACCTTAGTAAGTATGGTCAGATTATCTACTATGGTTGCGAAGCTAAGCTCAATGCCAATAAGCAATCAGAACACAACTTGAAAACGGATTTTCCGCTAGAATACCGAGCTATATCTATTAAACCAGATGATATCTGGTTGAAAATTCCCAGAAAAATCGCCAGTTTACTAAATTTTCAAGCCAAATTGCCTTATTTTGGTTCTGCTTGGTTTTATTTGGGCTATGTTTGGCAGATCGCTCAAGACGCTGCTCGATGCAAGTGCGACATAATTCATATTCATAACTTCTCCCAATTTGTGCCGATAATTCGCGATCGCAATCGGGATGCCAAGATAATTATCCATCTGCATTGTGAATGGTTGAATCGACTGGATCGAGATGCGATCGCGTCTCGTTTAAAAGAAGTAGACTTAATTATTAGCTGTAGTGACTACATTACTAACAAAATTAAGACTCGCTTACCTGAATATGCGGGGATTTGTCGCACGGTTAACAATGGTGTCAATGCAGATTATTTTGTACCTTCTGTTAATTCTCGCCCTCAACACGAGCCAAATGCGCCCCAACTGCTTTTTGTCGGTCGTATTTCTCCTGAAAAAGGCGTTCACGATCTAATCGATGCTTTTATCAAGATAACAGAGCAGTATCCCCAAGCTGTCTTAACTATTGCTGGACCACATCTGGTAATTGTTCAAGAACTGCTGTGTGATTTGCAGCCTGAACCTGAAGTACAGGCTCTAAAACCTTTTTACAGTATTGATTATCTCGAACATCTTAAAAGCAAAATTCCGCCTCATTTAGCTTCTCAAGTAATTTTTACGGGTTCACTAGCTCAACCAGAACTATTACCTTACTATCAAAATGCCGATGTCTTGATTAATCCTTCTCTTAGTGAAGCTTTCGGTATGACTTTGGTCGAGGCAATGGCAACTCAGACTCCAGTAATTGCGACAAAAATTGGCGGAATGCCAGAAATTGTCGACGATCGGGTGAATGGTTTATTGGTAGAGCCTGCAAATCCTCAGGCTTTAGCGGATGCAGCCGTAGAATTAATCGCCGATCCCGATCGAGCTAGAGAAATGGGAAAAGCAGGCAGAAAAAAAGTTTTGCAACGCTATTGTTGGTCACAAATTGCCGAAAGTTTAGTAGATTGTTATGCAGACATAGGAGTAAAGCTGAAATCTAATGTTTCTCAGAAAGCAGTTGCGCGATCGCTATCTTAA